In one Thermodesulfobium acidiphilum genomic region, the following are encoded:
- a CDS encoding GtrA family protein: MEVHIKDLELNADKVFLTHKERVIRFILIGLISAAFNFLLIYVFIDLFRMNSTLLKNISNFIALILSILFAFFLHRAWTWRDCVFEKGYKLLKQLILFYSSNTLAIVIRTVSFAFFDYFFKLNYILNVAIGIGIASLLNYVVYDRAIFKR, from the coding sequence TTGGAGGTTCATATTAAAGATTTAGAATTGAATGCTGATAAAGTTTTTCTCACGCATAAAGAAAGGGTAATTAGGTTTATCCTGATAGGTTTAATTTCTGCTGCCTTTAACTTTCTTCTAATATATGTCTTCATAGATCTTTTCAGAATGAACTCTACTCTTTTAAAAAATATTTCTAACTTTATTGCCCTCATCTTGAGCATATTGTTTGCATTCTTTTTACACAGGGCCTGGACATGGAGAGACTGCGTTTTTGAAAAAGGATACAAGCTTTTAAAACAACTAATTCTTTTCTATTCTTCCAACACGCTTGCAATTGTCATCAGAACTGTTTCTTTTGCCTTCTTTGATTACTTTTTCAAATTAAACTATATATTAAACGTTGCAATTGGAATAGGAATAGCTTCACTGTTAAATTATGTAGTGTATGACAGGGCAATTTTTAAAAGATAA